The genomic stretch TGCAATGACTCAACAACAAATTGACGGATACAACGACTTCAAAAAATATAGTTGTGCAACATGCCATAGCGGTGTTAATCTTGGAGGTAACACATACGAGTTGATGGGAACACGTTCTAACTATTTCTCTGCACGTGGAACAGAGTTAACTAACGAAGATTTTGGAAGATATAAAGAGACAAAATCAGAATATGACCGTCATAAATTCAAAGTACCTGGATTACGTAACGTAGCACTTACTGCACCATACTTCCACGATGGAACAATAACATCATTGAAGAATGCTATTATGTATATGGGCGAATATCAATTAGATATAAACCTTACACAACAAGAGGTTGATAACATAGAAGCATTCCTAAATGCACTAACAGGCGAAGTTCCTGAGACAGCAAAGGTTGCAAAATAATATTGACTACATACCAAAATAGGGAGCAAATCATCACTTGCTCCCTATTTTTATGTTATAGTATTACCAATAAATCCTAAATCGGATAAACTAAATTCTCCTCTTTTATATTCTCCAAAACCTCACTTACATAAATTGCAGCCTCACGTTTAGCATCTTCTAAATCGTGGCAAGTCCAGTCTCCACAATCTTTAGGAGCAACACCGGGAATCTCTCCCTCAAAGTCTCTAACAAAAGAGAAAGTCTCTTTCATAAGTTTAACAATGTCTGCACTCTTGTATTCTCCGGCAATAATTAGATAGTTTCCTGTTCTACATCCCATAGGTCCCCAATATACAATCTTATCTTTCCACTCATTATTGTTCCTCAAATAAGTAGCAGCCAAGTGTTCAATTGTGTGTAATCCTCCTTGTCCCATAACCTCTTGCCGGTTTGGCTCTTTCATTCTTATATCAAATGTAGTTATAGCAACCCCATTAAAAACATCAACACGCGAAACATATATACCGCGTAGCAATTTATTGTGATCAATAGTAAAACTTGGTATCTTATCCATAATAAAATTACAATTTATAAATTAAATCTTTAATAACGTCAAACGATTTCTCTGGAGCAACTTCCCAGAAGTTATTATATTGCTCGATATTGTCATCACTTCCCGGAGTATCGCTAATAACCCTTATGCTAACAAAAGGAACACCTTTCATATAGCAGCAATGAGCAAATGCCGCCGACTCCATATCAACTGCAATAGCATCTTTAAAATTATTTTTAATCTCTTTTAATCTATTGTCATCAGTGATAAATTGATCGCCGGTACAAATTAACCCTTTATAAATTCTATCTTCATCGGTGCGATTACTCAATATCTTTTCAACTATCATCTTGTCGCCTTCAAACTTCAGAGGAAAACCTTGAACCTGGCCAATTTCGCTACCATCACCACACCAAACATCGTGGTAAGCAACTTCGCTACCAACAACAACATCGCACACTTTCGATTTAATATCAATACCACCTGCTAAACCAGTATTAATAATACAATCAGGCTCAAAGTTGGCAATAATATCGTGGCATCTTGTAGCGGCACACACCTTTCCAATACCCGATTGCGATACTATAATCTGATGCCCGTTACACTCTCCAAAATAGTATGTAACATTATCGCAGCAAATCTCTTCAATATTTGAGAAAAGGCGTTTAGTACACTCAAGTTCGCTTTGAAGAGCAACAACTATTGCAATTTTCATAAATTATTTAATATTACGTTTATTAAGTTCTCTACGGTATTTAGCCGCATTTCTGTTATGCTCTCTTAGTGATGTGGCAAAATTATGGTATCCCGAAAAATCCTCTTTTGCACACATAAAAATATAGTTCGATTTTTTATAATTAAGAGATTTCTCAATAGCAATTTTAGAAGGAATACGAATAGGACCAGGAGGCAACCCCTTATACATATAAGTATTATAAGGAGAGTCAATTTTCAGGTGTTTATTAAGAATACGTCTAAGAGAAAAATCACCTGTTGCAAATTTAACAGTAGGGTCCGATTGCAATAACATACCCTTATTTATACGATTGATATACAACCCTGCAACAATATCCATTTCATCAGGCTTTTTAGTCTCCTCCTCAACAATTGAAGCCAGAATAGTAATCTCGTATGGAGTCATATTATTCTCCTTTGCTTTATTCAATCTCTCTTCGTTCCAGTAGTTATTATACTCTTTATACATTCTGTCTAAAAAGTTCTTAGCAGTAGTAGTTTTAAAAATATTATAACTATCAGGCAAGAACATAGTAACAATGCTTACAGTGTCAAAACCATAACTTTTACAAACATCATTATCGCATATAGCCTTATATAAAGAGTCGGCAGGCATATTTATATTTTTGCAAATAGCCTTAGCTAAACCCTCTTTTGTTCTAATATTGTTGAATGTAACATTTGCGGTGCTATTATCTCCCAAAGCAAGAATATTATAAATATCCCAAGCGCTCATTTCAGGAGTAATCTTGTAAAATCCAGTATACCTGTTTACTCTTCTCTTTTTTACCTCAAAAATCTTATCTACCCAATATGCTGCATCCTCATTGCATCTGTCATTAATAACCGACACAACATCCTCACGAGTTGTATTCTCATCAATATATAAACTAAAACTGTCAGTACAATTATTAGGAGTATTAATTTTATTATATATATACCAGCAGACACCACATATAATCAATATGATTGAAGCTAACGCAATTAAGCTGATCTTTAAAATTCTTGTTTTCATTCTTTCATTTTTACGCTTTGCGAAGATACAACAATTAATTGATATATGCTCTTTATCCATTATCTAACTTTTTATAAGAATTATTAAATATATGCTAAGTTTTGGCATAAGTACTGATTACTTTTGTAGTAGATAATTTTAAATAGTACAAACTTAAACTCGTTGAATTATGGAAAAAAGGAAATTGTTTTATTTAGAGTGTAATCTTGCAGGTCGTAAATATCACGAAGTGAATGATGTATGGCAAGAACTATTTATTGGTATTAAATTGCAATTAGAGAGGGAGCGAGATAATAAGTATGATCCAGACGCAATCAAAGTAGTATATTACGATATTGATGGAGTTGACTATTTGTTAGGATATATCCCAACTGAATGTAATGGAGATTTAGCCAAATTCTTTGATATGGGCTGGGGTGATATTTTTGAGTGTAGTATCAGTAAAATAACACCCGATACTCATTACGAGAATCAAATACGTTTAACTATAACTATATTAAACAAGCATAGTCAATAAAATAGGTTTAATATAAATAACGCTTAAATAACGCTGAGGAGGTATATTTATCTTCTCAGTGTTTAATTTTATCTAAAAGAGTGAAAGCATCCTATTCAAAAATCTCCTCCTTTAATATTTTGCTAAATTTCTCAGCACCCTGATGGCAAAGATGATCAACATCAAAAAAATCGGAGTTCACAAATCTATCATCTTTTAGGTAGTTGTAATACGATGCGTTATATTTTAAACAGATCTTGTTTATAACCGAAGTTGTATAACTCCATCTGTTATTATCAATATTATTATAATAAGCAGGTAGAGTAGGGGTTGTAATAAAGAAAAGTCTAACATTGTTTTTATAGCAAAGAGTTACAATCTTGTTAAGATACTCAATATTTACATCAACGTATTCCTCGCTTGGAGTATGCCTTGCAATAGTTTTTATAGCATCTTTTTCATCATTACTATCAATCTTGCTCTCTTTATAGCCAGTAGCCCAGCCTGACGAATTATATCCCAAATCATAACTATTGTTACAGCTATAATTTACAAAGTTTTTAATCTTCTCTTGTAATATAGAAATATCAAAAAGTTCTAATTTTTCAACAGAATACAAAATAGAGTCATTGTACCCCATATAATGCTCATAGAACTTAACCCTGAATTTCTCTTCGCCCCTATCCAATGGAGTTTCGTATAGAGTAAAATATGATATGGGAATAATTACAGTTTTAAGGTTCTTACACTTATCAATATATTTCTCCAATAGAAACAAATCAAATTTCAAGTCTTGCGATACATTTGCAAGGTTAAACGAACCATTCTTTAAAAACTCTGGGTTAACACCATAGAACGTATGAGAACTACCCAATATAAGAGTATTTATACTATCGTGGTAGTTGCAAATATATTCATCCTTATATCTATATGAATTAGGAGTCAATCGAGCAATATATTCCAGAGTTGCCAATACAGCAATCAATGGAACAATAAATATAAATATTTTAAAAATAAACTTGCTCATTACGCTAAAACTGAAAATAGATAAATGACTTATTTGCACTCATAAATAAAATGGTAGCAATAATAATCCCATAGTAAATGCACCATCTTATAGCAGAATATTTAAAAACACCACTACCACTTATTTGCAAACCATAACTCTTATCTCGGTTAAACCACTCAACAATAAGCATAAATGCAATAGCAACTAATGCACCTTTACCATATGGTAAACCAATATCCAATACAGAACTTGACAAGATAATAGATATAAACTCAATCGCCTCTTCAATTGAAGCACTACGGAATATAATCCATCCAAAAACAGCCAATATAAATGTTAGAGTAATTTGAGATAACTCTTTAAAAGTTGGTAATACTCTATCTTTGGCAACCACGTCTAAATACTTTCTATTTTGCTTTGTAAGTAGTAGGGGAATAAATAATAGAGCGTTATATACACCCCAAACAATAAAAGTCCAGTTAGCCCCATGCCAAATACCACTTACTGTAAAAATAATAAAGGTGTTTAAAATAACTCTTGGCATAGAGCATTTACTACCGCCTAATGGTATATATAAGTAGTCCTTAAACCAGGTGGTTAAAGAGATATGCCATCTTCTCCAGAACTCGGCAATATTACGAGAGAAGTATGGAAAGTTAAAGTTCTGTTTAAGATTAATACCAAACAATTTAGCACTACCAATTGCAATATCAGAATATCCCGAGAAGTCGCCATAAATTTGAAAAGCAAAGAACACTCCACCCATCATAAGTGTAAAGCCACTCTCATTTTGATAGTTCCCCCAAATAGTATCAACAGCAATAGCACAATTATCTGCCACAACCATCTTTTTAAAGAAACCCCAAATAATCTGCCTACAACCATCCACCGCCAAAGAGTAGTCAAAAGAGCGTTTCTTTAGCATCTGAGGTAACAAGTTTGTTGCTCTCTCAATAGGACCAGCAACAAGTTGAGGAAAGAAACTTATATAAGCAAAAAAAGCAACAATATCGCGAGTAGCTTTAATTTTGCCCCTATAAACATCAATAGAGTAACTCAAAGCCTGAAAAGTATAAAAACTAATACCCACAGGCAGAATAATATCAAGAGTAACCCAATCAACATTAATGCCCAACGAGTTCAGCATCTGGGCAAAACTCTCACCAAAAAAGTTGCAATATTTAAAATAACCCAGTATTCCAATATTCAGGATAATATTTGAAGCACTTATAACCTTTTGCCACAAGCGTTTACCCTCAAACTTCTCAATAACAATACCGCTTAAATAACTCAAAAGAGAGGTAATGGCAATTAAAATCAAAAACTCCTTATCCCACCAACCATAAAAAATATAACTGGCGATAACAATAAATAAGTTTTGAATTTTTAATTGTCTAAAAACAAACCAATATAGTATAAAAACTATTGGTAAAAATATAAGAAACTCTAAAGAGTTAAAAAGCATACATCAACTAACAACTTCTCAAGCAATTAATAATATCCTCTACAATTATCTCATCAGTAAGATGGTTAGCTCTTAAGAGCTCTTTAATATTATATCTGTCAACAAACTCTTTTTTAGCACCAAAGTTAAGAACTTTCATATCAGAAGGAGCAAAGAATCTCGAAATTTTCTCTCCAAAGCCACCATCTAAAACTCCATCTTCAAGCGTTGCAACAACTTTATGATTCTCTTTAAGCGAGTTTAAAACACACTTGTCAATACCAGTTAAATATCTTGGGTTAATAAGAGTAGGAGTAATACCATATTTAGAACTTAATAAAGAAGCAACCCTTTCGCCCAAACTAAAATAACTACCAGCCGCAATAATTGCAACGTCACTACCTTCATCAATAACCTTATATCTATTAATTGGCGAGTAACACTTTTCAATATTAACAACCTTAGTAGCCTCTTTACCAGCAGGAACTCTAATAGCAACAGGATGCTCAGTTTGATTAATACTCCAATTTAACATAGCCCAATATTCATCAATACAGGTTGGAGCCAGATAAACCAAATTAGGAATATTACTTAATAGAGGAATATCAAAGAAACATAAGTGAGTAACATCGTTCATACTACCTAAAGAACCCCAGAAAACCAATAACGTTGCAGGATTATTGTTTATACACAAATCTTGAGAGATTTGGTCGTATGCCCTCTGAATAAAAGTACTATACACACCAAAAACAGGTTTAGCACCACTCTTTGCCAAACCACTTGCAAGAGCAACAGCGTGTTCTTCAGCAATACCAACATCAACAAATTGCTCACCTGCTTTCTCTCTGCGTTTAGCATCAAATCCCATAACAGTTGGAGTACCAGCAGTAATAGCAACAATGCTCTTATCGGTTTTCATTCTATCTAAAAGATAGTCTGCTGTTAAAGTTTGGTAGTCAATACTCTTCCCTCCCGATTGTTGAGGTTTCCCACTCTCAATATCAAAAGGAGAACAAAAGTGCCAACTCTCTTTATTGTCTTCGGCAGGTTGATAGCCCTTGCCTTTTAAAGTGTTAATATGAACAACAATAGGGTGATTACAATCCTTAATCTCATTAAAAGCACTAATCAACTCCTCAATGTTATTACCATTGGCAATATACTTGTAATCAAATCCCATTGCCTTAAAAAGGTTACACTCGGCACAGCCGTTTGTCTCCCTTAACAAAGCAAGATTTTTGTAAATACCACCATGGTTCTCGGCAATCGACATCTGATTATCATTCACAATAACAATCATATTGGAGTTCAATTCAGCAGCATAATCTAAGCCCTCAAAAGCCTCACCGCCACTTAGCGAGCCATCACCAACAATGGCAATAACATTATACTTTTCGCCTTTCAAGTCCCTTGCTTTAGCCATACCACTGGCAAGGCTCACACTTGTTGAAGTATGCCCAACAATAAAGTGGTCGTGTTCGCTTTCGCTTGGCTCGGTATAACCCGAAACA from Bacteroidales bacterium encodes the following:
- a CDS encoding S-ribosylhomocysteine lyase translates to MDKIPSFTIDHNKLLRGIYVSRVDVFNGVAITTFDIRMKEPNRQEVMGQGGLHTIEHLAATYLRNNNEWKDKIVYWGPMGCRTGNYLIIAGEYKSADIVKLMKETFSFVRDFEGEIPGVAPKDCGDWTCHDLEDAKREAAIYVSEVLENIKEENLVYPI
- a CDS encoding 5'-methylthioadenosine/adenosylhomocysteine nucleosidase — encoded protein: MKIAIVVALQSELECTKRLFSNIEEICCDNVTYYFGECNGHQIIVSQSGIGKVCAATRCHDIIANFEPDCIINTGLAGGIDIKSKVCDVVVGSEVAYHDVWCGDGSEIGQVQGFPLKFEGDKMIVEKILSNRTDEDRIYKGLICTGDQFITDDNRLKEIKNNFKDAIAVDMESAAFAHCCYMKGVPFVSIRVISDTPGSDDNIEQYNNFWEVAPEKSFDVIKDLIYKL
- the mltG gene encoding endolytic transglycosylase MltG, with amino-acid sequence MKTRILKISLIALASIILIICGVCWYIYNKINTPNNCTDSFSLYIDENTTREDVVSVINDRCNEDAAYWVDKIFEVKKRRVNRYTGFYKITPEMSAWDIYNILALGDNSTANVTFNNIRTKEGLAKAICKNINMPADSLYKAICDNDVCKSYGFDTVSIVTMFLPDSYNIFKTTTAKNFLDRMYKEYNNYWNEERLNKAKENNMTPYEITILASIVEEETKKPDEMDIVAGLYINRINKGMLLQSDPTVKFATGDFSLRRILNKHLKIDSPYNTYMYKGLPPGPIRIPSKIAIEKSLNYKKSNYIFMCAKEDFSGYHNFATSLREHNRNAAKYRRELNKRNIK
- a CDS encoding HIRAN domain-containing protein, producing MEKRKLFYLECNLAGRKYHEVNDVWQELFIGIKLQLERERDNKYDPDAIKVVYYDIDGVDYLLGYIPTECNGDLAKFFDMGWGDIFECSISKITPDTHYENQIRLTITILNKHSQ
- a CDS encoding SGNH/GDSL hydrolase family protein; this translates as MSKFIFKIFIFIVPLIAVLATLEYIARLTPNSYRYKDEYICNYHDSINTLILGSSHTFYGVNPEFLKNGSFNLANVSQDLKFDLFLLEKYIDKCKNLKTVIIPISYFTLYETPLDRGEEKFRVKFYEHYMGYNDSILYSVEKLELFDISILQEKIKNFVNYSCNNSYDLGYNSSGWATGYKESKIDSNDEKDAIKTIARHTPSEEYVDVNIEYLNKIVTLCYKNNVRLFFITTPTLPAYYNNIDNNRWSYTTSVINKICLKYNASYYNYLKDDRFVNSDFFDVDHLCHQGAEKFSKILKEEIFE
- a CDS encoding MBOAT family protein, translating into MLFNSLEFLIFLPIVFILYWFVFRQLKIQNLFIVIASYIFYGWWDKEFLILIAITSLLSYLSGIVIEKFEGKRLWQKVISASNIILNIGILGYFKYCNFFGESFAQMLNSLGINVDWVTLDIILPVGISFYTFQALSYSIDVYRGKIKATRDIVAFFAYISFFPQLVAGPIERATNLLPQMLKKRSFDYSLAVDGCRQIIWGFFKKMVVADNCAIAVDTIWGNYQNESGFTLMMGGVFFAFQIYGDFSGYSDIAIGSAKLFGINLKQNFNFPYFSRNIAEFWRRWHISLTTWFKDYLYIPLGGSKCSMPRVILNTFIIFTVSGIWHGANWTFIVWGVYNALLFIPLLLTKQNRKYLDVVAKDRVLPTFKELSQITLTFILAVFGWIIFRSASIEEAIEFISIILSSSVLDIGLPYGKGALVAIAFMLIVEWFNRDKSYGLQISGSGVFKYSAIRWCIYYGIIIATILFMSANKSFIYFQF
- a CDS encoding 1-deoxy-D-xylulose-5-phosphate synthase yields the protein MLLNSVNSPADVKKFSTDELNILSSDIRECLIKKLSVNGGHCGPNLGMVEMTIALHYVFNSPTDKIVFDVSHQCYTHKILTGRKEAFINPLKYKCVSGYTEPSESEHDHFIVGHTSTSVSLASGMAKARDLKGEKYNVIAIVGDGSLSGGEAFEGLDYAAELNSNMIVIVNDNQMSIAENHGGIYKNLALLRETNGCAECNLFKAMGFDYKYIANGNNIEELISAFNEIKDCNHPIVVHINTLKGKGYQPAEDNKESWHFCSPFDIESGKPQQSGGKSIDYQTLTADYLLDRMKTDKSIVAITAGTPTVMGFDAKRREKAGEQFVDVGIAEEHAVALASGLAKSGAKPVFGVYSTFIQRAYDQISQDLCINNNPATLLVFWGSLGSMNDVTHLCFFDIPLLSNIPNLVYLAPTCIDEYWAMLNWSINQTEHPVAIRVPAGKEATKVVNIEKCYSPINRYKVIDEGSDVAIIAAGSYFSLGERVASLLSSKYGITPTLINPRYLTGIDKCVLNSLKENHKVVATLEDGVLDGGFGEKISRFFAPSDMKVLNFGAKKEFVDRYNIKELLRANHLTDEIIVEDIINCLRSC